A genomic stretch from Lysobacter soyae includes:
- a CDS encoding DUF1439 domain-containing protein: MDTFKTFGRRVLLATATLLLLAGCANVGPVLSAILSNRVAFTPGQLQTQLDRRFPRDYQQANGLVTLRVLNPRLSIVPGSPRLRLDFDVGVGALGRSPDAGDSHFAVTSGIRFDPARMSLMLDEPAVEDVNLNNLSALNGPAKNALTNWLQDYAAKEPVYTLDASTQAQLRGREISSTMIENGMVVVNLRPATSATGTSAPSNGWTH; this comes from the coding sequence ATGGATACTTTCAAGACTTTCGGACGTCGCGTCCTATTGGCAACCGCCACCCTGCTTCTCCTCGCCGGCTGCGCGAATGTCGGTCCGGTGCTGAGTGCGATTCTGAGCAACCGTGTGGCGTTCACGCCCGGGCAGTTGCAAACCCAACTGGATCGGCGCTTCCCGCGCGACTACCAACAGGCCAATGGCTTGGTGACATTGCGGGTGTTGAATCCGCGACTCAGCATCGTGCCGGGTTCTCCGCGATTGCGTTTGGACTTTGATGTCGGTGTCGGTGCGCTGGGCCGAAGCCCTGATGCCGGCGACAGTCACTTTGCCGTCACCAGTGGCATCCGCTTTGATCCGGCGCGCATGAGTCTGATGCTCGACGAACCGGCGGTCGAAGATGTGAATCTCAACAATTTGAGTGCGTTGAACGGACCAGCCAAGAACGCATTGACGAATTGGCTGCAAGACTACGCGGCCAAGGAACCGGTCTATACATTGGACGCGTCCACTCAGGCGCAATTGCGTGGTCGTGAAATCAGTTCGACCATGATCGAAAACGGCATGGTGGTGGTGAACTTGCGCCCCGCGACTTCAGCGACCGGCACTTCGGCGCCCAGCAACGGATGGACCCACTGA
- a CDS encoding glycine zipper 2TM domain-containing protein, protein MKVWVRAAILPMSLAASLASAQTAAQFAPQHDSRWNDRQTSGRYADNAQYDMARVIRVQRVDNYAARSTSNMSSRNGSRCYTDGGGYYPQDRYGSSYPDNRYGNGGYNNGYGYPDNRYGNGYGNTYGNGTGRTIAGVVGSVVGAVVGSQIGGGSGRYLGTAVGSVLGGVAGTGVYDNAQRNRERRPQVTVCDPIPVGADPRDYNRGYSNDGGAWYDVTYEYRGRTYTDRLPYDPGHELRVRVDVRPI, encoded by the coding sequence ATGAAAGTTTGGGTTCGTGCGGCGATTTTGCCGATGTCATTGGCTGCCTCTTTGGCAAGTGCACAAACGGCGGCGCAGTTTGCACCGCAACATGATTCGCGCTGGAACGACCGACAAACCTCCGGTCGCTACGCGGACAATGCGCAATACGACATGGCGCGCGTGATACGTGTGCAGCGCGTCGACAACTACGCCGCGCGCAGTACGTCGAATATGTCGAGCCGGAATGGATCGCGTTGCTACACCGATGGCGGTGGCTACTATCCGCAGGATCGTTACGGTTCGTCCTATCCGGACAACCGCTACGGCAACGGCGGCTACAACAACGGTTACGGCTATCCCGATAACCGCTACGGAAACGGTTACGGCAACACCTATGGCAACGGCACCGGACGCACTATCGCAGGCGTCGTCGGTTCGGTCGTGGGTGCGGTGGTCGGCAGCCAAATCGGTGGCGGCTCTGGGCGCTATTTGGGTACCGCGGTCGGCTCGGTGTTGGGTGGCGTGGCCGGCACCGGCGTCTATGACAATGCGCAGCGCAATCGCGAGCGTCGCCCGCAAGTCACGGTCTGTGATCCGATTCCCGTCGGTGCGGATCCGCGCGACTACAACCGGGGCTACAGCAATGACGGTGGTGCTTGGTACGACGTGACCTATGAATATCGCGGCCGGACTTACACCGATCGTTTGCCCTACGATCCGGGCCACGAACTACGCGTGCGCGTGGACGTACGGCCCATCTGA
- a CDS encoding HU family DNA-binding protein produces MATKKAAKAAKAAPKKAAKAAPKAAPKAATMKPIKEALTKSGLVAHIADHTGVASRDVRAVLASLESTVHASVNKKGAGSFTMPGLFKISAVEVPARPARKGINPFTKEEVTFKARPKSTKVKVRPLKKLKDAAA; encoded by the coding sequence ATGGCCACGAAGAAAGCCGCCAAAGCTGCCAAGGCAGCACCCAAGAAGGCTGCGAAGGCAGCGCCGAAAGCCGCACCGAAAGCTGCAACGATGAAGCCGATCAAAGAAGCCCTGACCAAGTCGGGTCTGGTTGCGCACATCGCCGACCACACCGGTGTTGCCTCGCGCGACGTTCGCGCCGTGTTGGCTTCGCTTGAAAGCACTGTCCACGCTTCGGTCAACAAGAAGGGCGCAGGCTCCTTCACCATGCCGGGCCTGTTCAAGATCTCGGCGGTTGAAGTTCCGGCACGTCCGGCACGCAAAGGCATCAACCCGTTCACCAAGGAAGAAGTGACCTTCAAGGCACGTCCGAAGTCGACCAAGGTGAAAGTGCGTCCGCTCAAGAAGTTGAAGGACGCTGCCGCCTGA
- a CDS encoding PhzF family phenazine biosynthesis protein, with product MKKSRRFTQVDVFASRPGAGNPLAVVLDAEGLDDATMQAIATWTSLPETTFVFPAPHPGVSYGLRIFSPRREVPFAGHPSVGTAHAVLEAGLATPVNGQLIQSGIAGDLPLLVSGEGDKRTIAIRTPRASQLRLGTPDDVALVAAMKGIPRGALPPVLMDGGRRWWLVEVQDEATLRSAQPDWEAIATLAEATQSMGVFAYARSDDPVYYYAVRAWVGAPARFEDAASGAANAVLAAWLASQNAIPGDGHFYRVSQGREVGHDAVLELTVDAEGHVWSGGRVCTVVNGAIDWRD from the coding sequence ATGAAAAAGTCGAGACGTTTTACCCAAGTGGATGTATTTGCCAGCCGACCCGGTGCCGGTAATCCGCTGGCCGTGGTGTTGGACGCGGAAGGCCTCGACGATGCCACCATGCAGGCCATCGCGACTTGGACGAGTTTGCCCGAGACGACCTTCGTTTTTCCGGCACCGCATCCCGGGGTGAGCTATGGCTTGCGCATTTTCAGCCCGCGTCGCGAAGTGCCGTTCGCCGGACATCCGAGCGTCGGCACCGCGCACGCGGTGTTGGAAGCAGGCTTGGCCACGCCCGTGAACGGCCAGTTGATTCAATCGGGTATCGCCGGCGACCTGCCGCTGTTGGTGAGCGGCGAAGGCGATAAGCGGACCATCGCCATTCGCACACCGCGCGCGTCGCAGCTGCGCCTGGGTACGCCTGACGACGTCGCATTGGTGGCGGCGATGAAAGGCATCCCCCGCGGCGCACTGCCGCCGGTCCTGATGGACGGAGGACGTCGTTGGTGGTTGGTCGAAGTCCAAGACGAAGCCACGTTGCGTAGCGCCCAGCCCGATTGGGAGGCGATCGCGACCCTTGCGGAAGCCACGCAAAGCATGGGCGTGTTTGCTTATGCCCGCAGTGACGACCCGGTGTACTACTACGCCGTGCGTGCTTGGGTGGGCGCGCCGGCTCGATTCGAAGATGCGGCATCGGGGGCTGCCAATGCGGTCCTCGCGGCTTGGCTTGCTTCACAAAATGCCATTCCCGGTGACGGCCACTTCTATCGTGTGAGCCAAGGGCGCGAAGTCGGCCACGACGCGGTCCTGGAATTGACCGTGGACGCGGAAGGCCATGTGTGGTCTGGCGGTCGCGTCTGCACCGTCGTGAACGGTGCGATCGACTGGCGCGATTGA